A window of Bacteroidota bacterium contains these coding sequences:
- a CDS encoding 50S ribosomal protein L27, with protein MAHKKGEGSVKNNRDSHSKRLGVKIYGGQPAIAGNIIVRQRGTTYHPGKNVGVGKDFTIFSMIDGVVEFKKGRSNRMFISVNPVEA; from the coding sequence ATGGCACATAAGAAAGGTGAAGGCAGTGTAAAAAATAACCGCGACTCACATAGCAAAAGACTCGGTGTAAAAATTTATGGCGGACAGCCTGCTATTGCTGGTAACATCATCGTTCGTCAAAGAGGAACAACTTATCATCCTGGAAAAAATGTTGGAGTTGGAAAAGACTTCACTATTTTTTCAATGATCGATGGTGTTGTTGAATTTAAAAAAGGAAGAAGCAACAGAATGTTTATTTCTGTTAACCCTGTTGAAGCGTAA
- the rplU gene encoding 50S ribosomal protein L21: MIAVIKIAGQQYKVEKDQTLYVPHVEGNAGDKVEVEVLMVDADGKLTAGSDVKSTVAAEIVSQEKGDTVIAYKQKRRKGFHKKKGHRTAYTKIKITSIK, encoded by the coding sequence ATGATAGCCGTAATAAAGATCGCCGGACAGCAGTATAAAGTAGAAAAAGACCAGACCCTTTACGTTCCTCATGTGGAAGGTAATGCTGGTGATAAAGTAGAAGTGGAAGTATTGATGGTAGATGCCGATGGTAAGTTGACGGCAGGTAGTGATGTGAAATCAACAGTAGCTGCAGAAATAGTAAGCCAGGAAAAAGGTGATACTGTGATTGCATACAAACAAAAAAGAAGAAAAGGTTTTCACAAGAAAAAAGGTCATCGTACTGCGTATACTAAAATCAAGATCACAAGCATTAAATAA
- a CDS encoding GH3 auxin-responsive promoter family protein: MKIKSFLAKPFASYIYKGIRKGMATAVADQENILKTQIKTGRITDIGKDMKLADVDNYETFKQAVPVRDYEQMRPYVDRIKEGKHNVLWKGKPIYFAKTSGTTSGAKYIPITKESIPNHINTARNALLCYMAETGNTAFANGKLIFLSGSPVLDRIGGVPTGRLSGIVNHHVPKYLRANQMPSYETNCIEDWETKLGKIVDETINQNMTLISGIPPWMQMYFDELTKRSGKKIADLFPNFSVMVQGGVNFEPYKAKLYESIGKKIDCIELFPASEGFFAFQDSQNAEGLLLNTNSGIFYEFIPVAEFYNDNPTRLSLRDVKVGENYAMIINNNAGLWGYNLGDTVKFVSTNPYRLVVTGRIKHFISAFGEHVIGEEVEYSLLRAAEEERVHITEFTVAPFVNKSDGRSYHEWFIEFENKPDDMTAFIKKMDDNLRTKNVYYDDLISGNILSTLKVTPIRKNGFIDYMKSIGKLGGQNKVPRLSNDRKIADELTKFAE; the protein is encoded by the coding sequence ATGAAAATCAAGTCTTTTTTAGCGAAACCCTTCGCTTCATATATATATAAAGGTATCCGAAAAGGGATGGCTACAGCCGTGGCCGACCAGGAAAATATTCTGAAAACTCAGATAAAAACCGGGCGGATAACGGATATCGGCAAGGATATGAAGCTGGCCGATGTGGATAATTATGAGACCTTTAAGCAGGCGGTACCTGTCCGGGATTATGAGCAAATGAGGCCTTATGTGGACAGGATCAAGGAGGGTAAGCATAATGTTCTGTGGAAAGGCAAGCCTATTTATTTCGCCAAAACATCCGGCACGACAAGCGGGGCTAAATACATCCCTATTACAAAAGAATCCATCCCAAACCATATTAATACGGCACGTAATGCCCTGCTTTGTTATATGGCAGAGACGGGTAATACTGCTTTTGCTAATGGTAAATTGATCTTTCTTTCAGGTTCCCCGGTGCTGGACAGGATTGGCGGCGTTCCAACTGGCCGGTTGAGTGGTATCGTCAATCATCATGTTCCAAAATATCTCAGGGCAAACCAGATGCCTTCGTATGAAACTAATTGTATTGAAGACTGGGAAACCAAACTCGGAAAAATAGTTGATGAGACCATCAATCAGAACATGACACTCATTAGTGGTATACCACCATGGATGCAGATGTATTTTGATGAGTTGACAAAACGCAGTGGAAAAAAGATCGCTGACCTGTTTCCAAATTTCAGTGTGATGGTTCAGGGCGGTGTAAACTTTGAACCTTACAAAGCCAAACTGTACGAAAGCATTGGCAAGAAAATTGACTGCATTGAGCTGTTTCCTGCAAGTGAAGGTTTCTTTGCTTTCCAGGATTCACAGAATGCGGAAGGTCTTTTGCTGAATACTAATAGCGGAATTTTTTATGAGTTTATCCCGGTTGCAGAGTTTTATAATGATAACCCAACACGATTATCATTGAGAGATGTAAAAGTGGGAGAGAACTATGCAATGATCATTAATAACAATGCTGGCCTTTGGGGATATAATCTTGGTGATACGGTAAAATTTGTTTCAACAAATCCTTACCGGTTAGTTGTTACAGGCCGTATCAAACATTTTATTTCAGCATTTGGAGAGCATGTGATAGGTGAGGAGGTAGAATATAGTTTGTTGCGTGCTGCAGAAGAAGAGAGAGTACATATCACAGAATTTACTGTTGCGCCATTTGTAAATAAATCGGATGGCAGATCCTATCACGAATGGTTTATTGAATTTGAGAATAAGCCAGATGACATGACTGCCTTTATTAAAAAAATGGATGACAACCTGCGGACAAAGAATGTATATTACGATGATTTAATAAGCGGAAATATTTTGTCAACCCTTAAAGTGACGCCAATTCGCAAGAATGGTTTCATTGATTATATGAAATCCATCGGTAAATTAGGCGGACAAAATAAAGTACCAAGATTGAGTAATGACAGGAAGATTGCGGATGAGTTAACTAAGTTTGCTGAATGA
- a CDS encoding 1-deoxy-D-xylulose-5-phosphate reductoisomerase produces MTNDSNIKRIALFGSTGSIGTQALEVIAAHPDKFSAEVLTAQNSDDLLIQQALKFNPNIVVIGDEKKYQKVKDALAATDVKVFSGEKALEEVAAMDCYDLMLAGIVGFAGLKPTLKAIENKKTIGLANKETLVVAGDIIMQKAVENRVAVIPVDSEHSAIFQCLVGESRNKIEKVILTASGGPFLGKKPNFLVNVKREHALQHPNWTMGAKISIDSSTLMNKGLEMIEAKWLFNLKPEQVQVIIHPQSIIHSMVQFEDGSIKAQMGLPDMKLPIQYALGFPHRIPNNYPRFEFRKYATLNFEEPDIRTFRNLALAQDALFKGGNLPCVMNAANELAVYAFLRNRVGFLEMTDLIEKTMAKIPFIEKPTLEEYFESDGEARNFVADIIKL; encoded by the coding sequence ATGACCAATGACTCTAACATAAAACGTATTGCCCTTTTTGGCTCTACCGGTTCTATCGGTACGCAGGCATTGGAAGTAATTGCTGCCCATCCGGATAAATTTTCTGCTGAAGTATTGACTGCACAAAACAGCGATGACCTGTTGATACAACAAGCGCTGAAGTTCAATCCCAATATTGTAGTGATCGGTGATGAAAAGAAATACCAGAAAGTAAAAGATGCTTTGGCTGCTACGGATGTAAAAGTATTTTCTGGCGAAAAAGCATTGGAAGAAGTAGCTGCAATGGATTGTTATGATCTGATGCTTGCTGGTATTGTTGGCTTTGCTGGGTTAAAACCTACACTTAAAGCAATTGAAAACAAAAAGACAATTGGACTCGCTAATAAAGAAACATTGGTTGTTGCAGGAGATATTATAATGCAGAAAGCCGTTGAAAACAGGGTTGCTGTTATTCCAGTTGATTCAGAACATTCAGCCATTTTTCAATGTCTTGTTGGTGAATCAAGAAACAAGATCGAGAAAGTGATCCTCACTGCATCAGGCGGACCATTCCTGGGAAAGAAGCCAAACTTTCTCGTGAATGTAAAAAGAGAACATGCTTTGCAGCATCCAAACTGGACAATGGGTGCAAAGATCTCAATTGATTCATCTACACTAATGAATAAAGGGCTTGAGATGATCGAAGCAAAATGGTTGTTTAACCTGAAACCGGAACAGGTACAGGTTATCATTCATCCGCAAAGTATTATTCATAGCATGGTGCAGTTTGAAGATGGAAGTATAAAAGCGCAGATGGGTTTGCCGGATATGAAACTGCCAATACAGTATGCATTAGGTTTCCCTCATCGTATTCCAAATAATTATCCGCGGTTTGAATTCAGAAAATATGCGACACTGAATTTTGAAGAACCCGATATCAGAACATTCCGAAACCTCGCATTGGCGCAGGATGCTTTATTTAAAGGCGGTAATTTGCCCTGTGTAATGAATGCGGCCAATGAACTTGCAGTCTATGCATTTTTAAGGAACAGGGTTGGCTTTTTGGAAATGACAGACCTGATTGAAAAGACGATGGCAAAGATCCCTTTTATAGAAAAGCCTACGCTGGAAGAATATTTTGAAAGCGATGGTGAGGCCCGTAATTTTGTCGCCGACATTATAAAATTGTAA
- the rseP gene encoding RIP metalloprotease RseP, producing MHYLLAIDLSTLGVKAAQFILSFSILIVLHEFGHYITAKWFGCRVEKFYLFFNPWFSLWKKKKGETEYGLGWIPLGGYVKISGMIDESMDKEAMKLPAQPYEFRSKPAWQRLIIMLGGIIINVVLAILIFIVILWVWGKEYMPPANAKYGIAVDSLAQTVGLKDGDIVLKVDTTTLKDIGSVKGRIVLDEATSLTIQRGDSLIELKLDDGLVRKLNTRTSGSFVNVRAPFVVKKFAKKSNAEKAGILAEDRIVGVNGIETLYYHEYKRATKDIKDTSLTIKILRGNDTITKTVEFDKNGLIGVEAKSLEELGFIFEAEHFNFFQAIPAGFKECWSTLGRYMTGLRQLFTGKAKASESVGSVLSIGGIYPDEWNWQIFWSLTAIFSIILAFMNILPIPGLDGGHALFTLVEMITGRKPSDKFLEYAQMVGMVLLLALMAYALGLDIWRIFK from the coding sequence ATGCATTATTTGTTAGCTATTGATTTGAGTACACTTGGAGTGAAGGCTGCCCAGTTTATTTTATCTTTTTCAATCCTGATCGTCTTACATGAATTTGGTCATTATATCACAGCCAAATGGTTTGGTTGCCGGGTAGAAAAATTCTATTTGTTTTTCAATCCATGGTTCTCGCTTTGGAAAAAGAAAAAAGGTGAAACTGAATATGGACTCGGCTGGATACCATTGGGCGGTTATGTGAAGATCTCCGGAATGATCGATGAGAGCATGGACAAAGAGGCAATGAAATTGCCGGCACAACCTTATGAGTTCAGAAGTAAACCGGCCTGGCAGCGATTGATCATTATGTTAGGTGGGATTATAATAAATGTGGTATTGGCGATCCTCATTTTTATTGTAATACTTTGGGTTTGGGGAAAAGAGTATATGCCGCCGGCCAATGCTAAGTACGGAATTGCAGTGGATAGCCTTGCGCAAACTGTTGGATTAAAGGATGGAGATATTGTGTTGAAAGTAGATACAACAACTTTGAAGGATATTGGTTCTGTGAAGGGCAGGATCGTTTTAGATGAAGCAACTTCACTTACAATACAAAGAGGGGATAGCCTGATTGAATTAAAACTCGATGATGGATTGGTGAGAAAACTAAATACGAGGACCTCAGGAAGTTTTGTAAATGTGAGGGCGCCATTTGTTGTGAAAAAATTTGCTAAAAAATCAAATGCTGAAAAAGCAGGTATTTTGGCTGAAGATAGAATTGTAGGCGTTAATGGTATTGAAACATTATACTATCACGAGTATAAAAGAGCAACAAAAGATATAAAGGATACCAGCCTGACGATAAAAATTCTTCGCGGTAATGACACGATCACTAAAACTGTTGAGTTTGATAAAAATGGATTAATAGGTGTTGAAGCAAAATCCCTGGAAGAGCTCGGCTTTATATTCGAGGCAGAGCATTTTAATTTTTTCCAGGCCATACCGGCTGGTTTTAAAGAATGCTGGTCAACATTAGGAAGATATATGACAGGGTTGCGCCAATTGTTTACTGGTAAAGCAAAAGCCAGTGAATCTGTAGGTAGTGTTTTGAGTATTGGTGGTATTTATCCTGATGAATGGAACTGGCAGATATTCTGGTCGCTTACTGCGATATTCAGTATCATTCTTGCATTCATGAATATATTGCCAATACCCGGGCTTGATGGTGGGCATGCATTATTTACATTAGTAGAAATGATTACCGGTCGCAAACCGAGTGATAAGTTTTTGGAGTATGCACAAATGGTAGGAATGGTATTACTGCTTGCATTAATGGCTTATGCATTAGGGCTTGATATCTGGCGGATATTTAAATAG
- a CDS encoding Crp/Fnr family transcriptional regulator, which yields MGSQKLIQFLRNSNLVSQKTAEEIAGQFTPKEIKRNDFLFKEGRICNDYFFLENGFIRAFAHDTDGNEVTTNFYSSNQVVFEVSSFFNRTISKENFQSIVDSEGWCITYDQLNNLFHSLHEFRDFGRAILVKGFSSLKTRMLSMITETAEQRYDTLLKTNPEIFQYAALKHIASYLGITDTSLSRIRKEYLKK from the coding sequence ATGGGTAGTCAAAAACTAATTCAATTTTTAAGAAATTCCAACCTCGTCTCTCAAAAAACAGCAGAAGAGATAGCCGGACAGTTTACTCCAAAAGAAATCAAACGAAATGATTTTCTCTTTAAAGAAGGAAGAATTTGCAATGATTATTTTTTTCTTGAAAATGGTTTCATCCGAGCATTTGCACATGATACAGATGGCAATGAGGTTACAACTAATTTCTATTCTTCAAACCAGGTGGTATTTGAAGTGTCATCCTTTTTTAATCGCACAATATCAAAAGAAAACTTTCAGTCAATTGTTGACTCTGAAGGGTGGTGTATAACCTACGACCAGCTTAATAATCTTTTTCATTCTCTGCATGAGTTCAGGGATTTTGGCCGTGCCATATTAGTAAAAGGATTTTCTTCACTAAAAACAAGAATGCTCTCAATGATCACCGAAACAGCGGAGCAACGGTACGACACACTATTGAAAACCAATCCTGAAATATTTCAGTATGCTGCACTGAAACATATCGCCTCTTATCTTGGCATTACTGATACTTCTTTAAGCCGCATTCGAAAGGAATATCTAAAAAAATAA
- a CDS encoding four-helix bundle copper-binding protein — protein MSHEKNIGLIEMLNRCAIECSHCAMACLNEDHVKMLNRCIKLDLDCAELCRTIASLLSRGSEHGEHLLKECVELCNVCADECEKHSHMQHCKRCAEVCRECAEECSAMA, from the coding sequence ATGAGTCACGAAAAAAATATAGGATTGATCGAAATGCTGAATCGTTGCGCTATTGAATGCAGCCATTGTGCAATGGCCTGCCTCAATGAAGATCATGTAAAAATGCTGAACCGCTGTATTAAGCTTGATCTTGACTGTGCTGAACTTTGCCGTACTATAGCATCACTTCTTTCACGTGGCTCCGAACATGGTGAGCATTTGCTGAAAGAATGCGTAGAACTTTGTAATGTATGTGCTGATGAATGTGAAAAACATTCACATATGCAACATTGTAAAAGATGTGCAGAAGTATGCAGGGAATGTGCAGAGGAATGCAGTGCAATGGCGTAA
- a CDS encoding DUF1330 domain-containing protein has protein sequence MIMSVYVINAYDIHDFETFKDYPPRVGPLLQKHGAKLLAMETNPKALERNPKTMNALVEFPSEEAVLNFYNDPEYRSFIHLRHNSTSNCTMIILNQFENKQS, from the coding sequence ATGATCATGTCAGTATATGTAATAAACGCTTATGACATACACGACTTTGAAACATTCAAAGATTATCCGCCGCGTGTAGGACCCTTACTTCAGAAACATGGAGCAAAATTGTTGGCAATGGAAACAAATCCAAAAGCATTGGAAAGAAACCCTAAAACCATGAATGCTTTAGTAGAATTTCCTTCAGAGGAAGCTGTACTTAATTTTTATAATGACCCCGAATATCGATCCTTTATTCATTTAAGACACAATTCCACATCAAATTGCACAATGATCATATTGAATCAATTTGAAAACAAGCAAAGTTGA
- a CDS encoding winged helix-turn-helix transcriptional regulator, producing the protein MNNVFKALNDPTRREILELLREKDMTAGEIVNMFNISGPSISHHLDLLKQAKLVIAEKKGQFVSYSLNTTVVDEIMKWLLQIKSKKK; encoded by the coding sequence ATGAACAATGTATTTAAAGCTTTGAATGATCCTACCCGGCGGGAGATACTTGAATTACTGAGAGAAAAGGATATGACGGCAGGGGAGATAGTGAACATGTTTAATATATCCGGTCCCAGCATTTCTCACCACCTGGATCTGTTGAAACAGGCCAAATTGGTGATCGCAGAAAAAAAAGGACAATTTGTTTCTTACTCTCTTAATACAACAGTTGTAGATGAGATCATGAAATGGTTACTTCAAATCAAATCAAAAAAGAAATAA
- a CDS encoding DUF1648 domain-containing protein: MVTSNQIKKEIIMDKFLKRIIWLFIAGPAVYLAIAWNNIPEIVAIHFNLNGEPDRYGNKNELIMMTIILTVVNAAVYLLLPQVYRIDPKRYAAENKNRLHRIAFAVSVFIAAVLCLLIYTCVHENIKSSGRFIVAGVGLLFAIIGNYMHTIKPNYFAGIRLPWTLNNDENWRKTHLLGGKLMFAGGLLIAVISLFTSFLLSMIILFAVMSLIILITCIYSYNLYKRLKASQ, encoded by the coding sequence ATGGTTACTTCAAATCAAATCAAAAAAGAAATAATTATGGATAAGTTTTTGAAAAGGATCATTTGGCTGTTCATTGCAGGCCCGGCAGTTTATCTCGCCATCGCCTGGAATAACATTCCTGAAATAGTTGCTATCCATTTTAATTTAAATGGAGAACCTGACCGTTATGGCAACAAAAATGAGCTTATTATGATGACAATAATATTGACAGTAGTGAATGCAGCTGTTTATTTATTGTTGCCCCAGGTTTACAGGATCGATCCAAAAAGATATGCAGCAGAAAATAAAAACAGATTACATCGTATAGCCTTTGCTGTAAGCGTATTTATTGCTGCTGTTCTTTGTCTACTTATATATACTTGTGTTCATGAAAATATAAAATCCAGTGGCCGGTTTATTGTGGCTGGAGTAGGCCTCTTGTTTGCAATTATTGGTAATTATATGCATACTATCAAACCGAATTATTTCGCTGGTATACGTTTGCCCTGGACGTTGAATAACGACGAGAATTGGAGAAAGACACATTTGCTGGGAGGAAAATTAATGTTCGCAGGCGGATTGCTGATCGCTGTTATCAGCCTTTTTACTTCGTTCTTATTATCTATGATCATTTTATTTGCAGTAATGAGTTTAATAATACTTATTACCTGCATTTATTCATATAATTTATACAAAAGGCTAAAAGCTTCACAGTAA
- a CDS encoding SgcJ/EcaC family oxidoreductase has product MKPITIFLFLLAIASCSETKVDKKAEGEKIIQLSKEWSQAAATKDIEKTLSYWADDALVMQEGMAPLKGKQAIRQMVEGSFKMLGFSISWEPQSVEVSDNGDMAYLIENSKVSYNDSTGKTITTNNKAVTIWRKQADGTWKNAVDIATTDPSQNK; this is encoded by the coding sequence ATGAAACCAATAACAATATTTCTGTTCTTACTGGCAATAGCTAGTTGCAGTGAAACGAAGGTTGATAAAAAAGCAGAAGGCGAAAAAATTATACAGCTAAGCAAGGAATGGTCGCAGGCAGCTGCTACAAAGGATATTGAGAAGACGTTAAGCTATTGGGCAGACGATGCTTTGGTAATGCAGGAAGGGATGGCTCCGTTAAAAGGTAAACAGGCGATCCGGCAAATGGTAGAAGGAAGTTTTAAAATGCTTGGCTTTAGTATAAGTTGGGAACCACAAAGTGTTGAAGTTTCAGATAACGGCGATATGGCTTACCTGATTGAGAATTCAAAAGTTTCCTATAATGACTCAACCGGCAAAACAATTACAACAAATAATAAGGCAGTAACTATTTGGCGTAAACAAGCAGATGGTACATGGAAGAATGCAGTTGATATTGCAACAACTGATCCATCTCAAAACAAATAG
- a CDS encoding acetyl-CoA hydrolase/transferase family protein, whose product MKRKTAEYVSAKEALQIVKPGDRVFIHGSACTPTYMLEQLANESYRLRDVEIVSISVYGEFFLNRPEYLGIFNINSLFGSSTLRNSMNDGHADYVPVFLSDIPELFKQKILPIDVAIVQVSVPDAHGYCSLGVSVDVARAAVNTAKFVIGQVNPNIPRTHGDGMVPVERFHSMVYHEAPLHEAHFAEKVTEKEMQIGKFIAELIDDRSTLQTGIGAIPDAVLKSLYNHKDLGVHTEMFSDGLIDLVEKDIVTNKYKRIHPNKVVTGFALGTKMLYDYVHDNPAFAFLDIDYVNETSVIRRNPKVIAINSAIEVDITGQVCADSIGTYQFSGVGGQMDFIRGSALSEGGKPIIALPSRTQKGVSRIVPILKPGASVVTTRAHVHYVVTEYGAAYLFGKNLRQRAKALINIAHPDDRELLEKSCFERFKIF is encoded by the coding sequence ATGAAACGAAAAACAGCTGAATATGTATCAGCAAAAGAGGCATTGCAGATCGTAAAACCGGGAGACCGGGTATTTATTCACGGAAGTGCCTGTACGCCTACGTATATGTTGGAGCAGTTGGCCAATGAATCATACAGGTTGCGGGATGTCGAAATCGTTTCCATATCTGTATATGGAGAATTCTTTTTGAATAGGCCTGAATACCTCGGCATATTCAACATTAATTCTTTATTTGGTTCATCTACTCTGCGAAACAGCATGAATGATGGTCATGCAGATTATGTTCCCGTATTTCTGAGTGATATTCCTGAACTGTTCAAGCAAAAGATTCTGCCGATCGATGTTGCTATCGTCCAGGTTTCTGTGCCAGATGCTCATGGGTATTGTTCCCTTGGTGTTTCTGTTGACGTAGCAAGGGCAGCAGTGAATACAGCAAAATTTGTAATAGGACAGGTGAACCCGAATATACCCCGAACACATGGCGATGGGATGGTGCCGGTTGAACGCTTTCACAGTATGGTGTATCATGAAGCGCCACTGCATGAAGCACATTTTGCAGAAAAGGTAACCGAGAAAGAAATGCAGATCGGAAAATTTATTGCTGAGTTAATTGATGATCGCAGCACTTTGCAAACCGGTATTGGTGCTATACCTGATGCAGTGTTGAAATCGCTTTATAATCATAAAGACCTGGGTGTACATACTGAAATGTTTTCAGATGGATTAATCGATTTGGTGGAAAAAGATATAGTAACAAATAAATATAAAAGGATACACCCTAATAAAGTAGTAACCGGTTTTGCACTCGGCACAAAAATGCTTTACGATTATGTTCATGATAACCCTGCTTTCGCTTTTTTAGATATTGATTATGTAAATGAAACTTCTGTTATTCGTCGCAATCCAAAAGTAATTGCCATCAATAGTGCAATTGAAGTGGATATAACTGGGCAGGTTTGTGCCGACTCTATCGGCACTTATCAATTCTCTGGTGTTGGCGGACAAATGGATTTTATAAGAGGCTCAGCATTGAGTGAAGGAGGTAAGCCTATCATCGCATTGCCATCGAGAACACAGAAGGGTGTTTCAAGAATTGTTCCCATTCTGAAACCCGGTGCCAGCGTTGTTACAACAAGAGCACATGTGCATTATGTGGTAACCGAATATGGTGCTGCTTATTTGTTTGGAAAAAATCTGCGTCAACGGGCAAAAGCATTGATCAATATTGCACATCCGGATGACAGAGAACTATTAGAGAAAAGTTGTTTTGAAAGATTTAAAATCTTCTGA
- a CDS encoding methyltransferase, with protein MSNSFFRFKQFIIRQDKCAMKVTTDACLFGAWLAEKVRSQESGVGSQNLKVGNVLDIGTGTGLLSLMLAQNCDANIDAIEIDDQAAAQATENEEACSFRNSIQVINADIRDHHFEKKYDVIISNPPFYENELKSVSSKKNIAHHGENLSLQDLLTAIKQNLNPGGLFFLLLPFKRDEEIRSLVYQNKMQLKQITLVRQSVHHNFFRIMIMGTITEEGYSEAEFDEISIWDEHQQYTEEFVQLLKDYYLYL; from the coding sequence ATGTCTAATTCCTTCTTCAGATTTAAGCAATTCATCATCCGCCAGGATAAATGCGCCATGAAGGTGACAACAGATGCCTGTTTGTTTGGAGCATGGTTAGCGGAAAAAGTCAGGAGTCAGGAGTCGGGAGTCGGGAGTCAGAATCTGAAAGTTGGAAATGTACTGGATATAGGAACAGGCACTGGCTTACTTTCATTAATGCTGGCACAAAATTGCGACGCAAATATTGATGCAATAGAAATAGACGACCAGGCAGCAGCCCAGGCTACAGAAAATGAAGAGGCATGTTCCTTCAGAAACAGTATACAAGTGATAAACGCTGATATCCGGGATCATCATTTTGAAAAAAAATATGATGTCATTATCAGCAACCCTCCTTTTTATGAAAATGAACTGAAATCAGTTTCATCAAAAAAGAATATAGCTCATCATGGCGAAAATTTATCATTACAGGATTTACTTACGGCTATCAAGCAAAACTTGAACCCTGGTGGTTTATTTTTTCTTTTACTTCCTTTTAAAAGAGATGAAGAGATCAGAAGCCTGGTATACCAAAATAAAATGCAGCTGAAACAAATCACATTGGTACGCCAATCAGTTCACCATAATTTTTTCCGCATTATGATCATGGGCACTATTACTGAAGAAGGCTACTCTGAAGCAGAGTTTGATGAAATATCGATTTGGGATGAACATCAGCAATACACAGAGGAATTTGTACAACTCTTAAAAGATTATTATTTATACCTGTAA
- the tsaD gene encoding tRNA (adenosine(37)-N6)-threonylcarbamoyltransferase complex transferase subunit TsaD — MPIILAIESSCDETSASICRDGNILSNIIATQKVHEQYGGVVPELASRAHIQNIIPVVTESLKTANCELQTVDCIAFTQSPGLIGSLLVGAQFAKSLALSLDKPLVAVHHMQAHVLANRIADKKPSFPFLCLTVSGGHTQIVLCESPTAMKVIGETIDDAAGEAFDKTAKLLGLPYPGGPLIDKYAVNGDANRFNFPEPQIADLNFSFSGVKTSILYFLQNAGKSNLYKEEFLAPEAERKKFIEENIEDICASVQQRIISILLNKLKKASIQTGIKDICLAGGVSANSGLRKAFYEMGEKYKWNCFIPAFEYCTDNAAMIAITGYYKYLAGDFSSLDVTASARAEW, encoded by the coding sequence ATGCCCATAATTCTCGCTATAGAATCTTCATGTGACGAAACCTCCGCATCCATATGCAGGGATGGAAATATCTTGTCAAATATTATTGCTACGCAAAAAGTACATGAACAGTATGGCGGCGTTGTACCAGAACTGGCGAGTCGTGCACATATACAAAATATTATTCCTGTAGTAACTGAATCACTTAAGACTGCTAATTGTGAACTGCAGACTGTTGACTGTATTGCGTTCACTCAATCACCCGGGTTGATCGGCTCACTGCTTGTTGGTGCCCAGTTTGCAAAATCATTAGCATTATCATTAGACAAGCCTTTAGTTGCAGTACATCATATGCAGGCACATGTGCTGGCAAACCGGATTGCAGATAAAAAACCTTCATTTCCATTTTTATGCTTAACAGTTAGTGGAGGGCATACACAAATTGTTTTATGTGAATCACCAACAGCTATGAAAGTGATCGGTGAAACCATTGATGATGCAGCAGGCGAAGCATTTGATAAAACAGCAAAATTATTGGGCCTCCCTTATCCCGGCGGACCGTTGATCGATAAGTATGCTGTGAATGGCGATGCAAACCGTTTTAATTTTCCTGAGCCACAAATAGCTGATTTGAATTTTAGTTTTAGTGGTGTAAAAACTTCCATCCTTTATTTTTTACAAAATGCAGGCAAAAGCAATTTGTATAAAGAAGAATTTCTAGCACCAGAAGCTGAAAGAAAAAAATTTATTGAAGAAAACATTGAAGATATCTGCGCTTCAGTACAGCAACGCATTATTTCCATACTGCTAAATAAGCTAAAAAAAGCATCTATTCAAACAGGCATAAAGGATATTTGTCTTGCCGGCGGCGTATCAGCTAACAGCGGTTTAAGAAAAGCATTTTATGAAATGGGTGAGAAATATAAATGGAACTGTTTTATACCCGCCTTTGAATATTGCACTGATAATGCTGCCATGATTGCCATCACCGGCTATTACAAATACTTGGCTGGCGACTTTTCAAGCCTTGATGTTACTGCAAGTGCAAGAGCCGAGTGGTGA